A region from the Branchiostoma floridae strain S238N-H82 chromosome 9, Bfl_VNyyK, whole genome shotgun sequence genome encodes:
- the LOC118423658 gene encoding tumor necrosis factor alpha-induced protein 3-like — translation MVQMASAAPNETEPNQTRYRPLEEFHIFVIANILHRPIVVFADTSVRDDEGNSWAPIPFGGIYLPLLHTPAECVRSPILLGYNNQHFTPLLTTQTPPQNGASPSTQHPPQTISLMRQTGERLPVQYILPEEEDRDVLSEYLNIIPAADSSDDTLLAALDITPLPDHLNLFKDLVECDCEGTPQQRNGSLTLSSFQKPVSVVRPLAKATSNSPTDNTTRTTESMRMPVPCTEDVDGPQASHSPMDESLLRMKLHQGEQTATVVNPEQLRMAPPDYAAATVPPLPIQENIATLSNFGQSQHTIAGPSGSSSVQPRASAPPLPSQRNIANPLNGADTGRSQVQQHVANEEGQHSDGMIMQDIHRTPNGRNKNSQNDGSVSAASRPSYAAAVKSNPGPVPRQSAPKPKLFSAPPRKPTCKNPECKGSPCPQNGGYCTKCHRKNSAEKRRERRESLTSRQGSSSRAGTPVHIGRTVNQKHKQKGAQTMKPKRPQTAVTSSSSLVVQKSQQQQARGKSTGEHSDRNTQRSGTLGPHQSYSPETPPSKVFEASMQAKRNTSSIRGKPASFARTYATDVPSQVQLPGPAQYPDLGGTCKMAGCSGLGLPQAGGFCLDCWSKQEDAALVNMQQSQTANSRAQVSSRAPRNNYKEAKRKANLPAMRNGGINPALQPCTAPSCEGVVDERVHAALCPECFSHLERRNSSPTQSQAGSGGAADSLRSPSTSTSAPSPVQPAVHFAQEPNVQRCVTKGCKRSATRENGFFCGIHAASGNLQQGWSHHQGSTNNTSQQFQSYTQPPSISSSAPISLTFNGTVEQLHVHHHHYPAQNVPQSNGTGGLESQPRSPFSAQEAPQSGLGMRGSESMPWQSNGFPSRMHNNGAAAPVSEYGPVCPKCGKPGNAWFNDLCQKCQQQQQK, via the exons ATGGTTCAGATGGCCTCCGCAGCTCCAAACGAAACTGAACCCAACCAGACCAGGTACAGGCCGCTGGAAGAGTTCCACATCTTCGTCATTGCCAACATCCTGCACCGTCCTATCGTGGTCTTTGCAGACACCTCAGTCCGAGATGATGAAGGCAACTCTTGGGCTCCGATCCCGTTTGGCGGCATCTACCTTCCCCTTCTCCATACACCAGCAGAATGTGTCCGCTCTCCGATTCTCCTGGGATACAACAACCAGCACTTCACTCCTCTGCTGACGACCCAGACACCGCCCCAGAATGGTGCCTCTCCATCTACACAGCATCCTCCACAGACCATCTCCTTGATGAGGCAGACTGGGGAGAGGCTGCCAGTTCAGTACATTCTCCCTGAGGAGGAGGATAGAGATGTGCTGTCTGAGTATCTCAACATCATTCCAGCTGCAGACAGTAGTGATGACACCCTGCTGGCTGCACTTGACATCACTCCTCTCCCAGACCATCTGAACCTCTTTAAGGACTTGGTTGAGTGTGACTGTGAAGGGACTCCCCAGCAAAGGAATGGCTCTCTGACTCTGTCTTCATTTCAGAAGCCAGTAAGCGTTGTACGTCCCCTGGCCAAAGCTACATCTAACAGTCCCACAGACAACACTACACGCACAACTGAAAGTATGCGCATGCCTGTGCCATGTACAGAGGATGTGGATGGACCACAAGCCAGTCACAGTCCAATGGATGAGAGCCTTCTGAGGATGAAGCTTCATCAAGGGGAACAAACTGCAACAGTGGTGAACCCAGAACAGTTGAGAATGGCACCACCTGACTATGCAGCAGCGACTGTACCACCACTGCCTATTCAAGAAAACATTGCTACCTTATCAAACTTTGGACAATCACAACATACCATAGCAGGACCTTCTGGCAGCTCATCAGTCCAACCAAGGGCATCTGCACCACCACTGCCGTCACAAAGGAACATAGCCAATCCTTTAAATGGAGCAGACACTGGAAGATCACAAGTACAGCAACATGTAGCAAATGAGGAAGGTCAGCACTCTGATGGCATGATTATGCAAGACATTCACAGGACCCCAAATGGTAGGAATAAGAACTCTCAAAATGATGGATCTGTGAGTGCAGCTTCCAGGCCAAGTTACGCTGCAGCAGTGAAAAGCAATCCTGGACCCGTACCTCGACAATCTGCACCAAAACCAAAACTTTTCTCCGCCCCACCCAGAAAACCAACCTGCAAGAATCCAGAGTGCAAAGGGTCCCCCTGTCCCCAGAATGGAGGGTACTGTACAAAGTGCCACAGGAAGAACTCAGCAGAGAagaggagagagaggagagagagttTGACATCTCGGCAGGGCAGCTCCTCTAGGGCAGGCACACCTGTACATATTGGTAGGACAGTCAACCAGAAGCACAAGCAGAAAGGAGCACAGACAATGAAACCAAAGAGGCCTCAGACCGCAGTCACCTCATCCTCATCCTTGGTGGTACAGAAGTCTCAACAACAGCAAGCTAGAGGGAAGTCAACAGGGGAGCATTCTGACAGAAACACTCAGCGTTCAGGCACACTAGGGCCACACCAAAGTTACAGTCCTGAAACCCCACCAAGTAAAGTATTTGAAGCCTCCATGCAAGCCAAGAGGAATACAAGCAGCATTCGAGGTAAACCTGCCAGCTTTGCCCGAACCTATGCCACAGATGTGCCTTCCCAAGTACAATTACCTGGTCCTGCTCAATACCCAGACCTTGGTGGAACCTGTAAGATGGCAGGTTGTTCAGGACTAGGACTACCTCAAGCAGGCGGCTTCTGTCTGGACTGTTGGAGTAAACAGGAGGATGCAGCATTAGTCAACATGCAGCAAAGCCAAACAGCCAATAGCAGAGCTCAGGTCAGCTCTAGGGCACCCAGGAACAACTACAAAGAAGCTAAAAGAAAGGCAAACCTTCCTGCTATGAGGAATGGCGGGATCAACCCAGCTCTACAGCCATGCACAGCCCCAAGTTGTGAGGGTGTTGTGGATGAACGTGTACATGCAGCTCTCTGCCCGGAATGTTTCTCCCATCTGGAAAGGAGGAACAGCAGTCCAACTCAGAGTCAGGCTGGTAGTGGTG GTGCAGCAGATAGCCTTAGGAGCCCCAGCACTTCCACAAGTGCTCCGTCACCTGTACAGCCAGCTGTACACTTTGCACAGGAGCCAAATGTGCAGAGATGTGTGACCAAGGGCTGCAAGAGGAGTGCCACAAGGGAGAACGGCTTCTTCTGCGGTATACATGCTGCAAGTGGGAACCTTCAACAGGGATGGTCTCACCATCAGGGCTCCACCAATAACACATCTCAGCAGTTCCAATCATACACCCAGCCCCCCTCTATCTCTTCAAGTGCACCAATATCGCTCACTTTTAATGGGACTGTTGAACAACTACATGTTCATCACCACCACTATCCAGCCCAAAATGTACCCCAGAGCAATGGAACAGGTGGTCTTGAATCACAGCCACGGTCTCCATTTAGTGCCCAGGAAGCACCACAGAGTGGTCTCGGAATGAGAGGATCCGAGTCAATGCCTTGGCAATCCAACGGTTTTCCATCTCGCATGCACAATAATGGGGCAGCAGCTCCTGTGTCAGAGTATGGTCCTGTCTGCCCAAAATGTGGAAAACCTGGCAATGCATGGTTCAATGACCTCTGCCAGAAATGTcagcaacagcaacaaaagTAG